From Monomorium pharaonis isolate MP-MQ-018 chromosome 9, ASM1337386v2, whole genome shotgun sequence, the proteins below share one genomic window:
- the LOC105839230 gene encoding nuclear pore complex protein DDB_G0274915, which yields MWDFGNRGVVVLISVTCGCVLVYNAWGAILALAFTLLLVVYACYSLLTNDSLVSPHHAHHVLGYLREAVHELGTVARAVHGHGTGYVRKLWHSASRYYREHFPYSFRMDRRRTSNYQLSSDSYAATAAAVRREELSSSSSPSSSKLGLIDQLSPIPRVPAFRSRVNDMLGTDSRLYHAGDYDCTLQQQQQLAYGKHTSTPVLRPTGREENPRNGDVNQTRDRIPTKKLSPIYSQNHTLSRGENLTQFSPEGSPWGMSISPKMRPRPAGVKTVQTVAGPLLASTRYNIDPKVYTDVSSPGLTTRLTKYATEAKNKLTHQSQYGTGQFPKVNFHANPIPLLSVKMTKMRMPVTVRVAPPDVTKYSPPERQKILSNICHTENRSPSSVVQVLREISLKRHASTEDVSFDIAKKQRTDYFNEERETILEENKQKRSRDESKSDEDLSPQNKSVRPTKRTKTRSCYDIINSLSSSAHVTGIKRKAVDMSRSETPSFEKHFKSVESARSSNSPTAPQSQNLDTDNGQSDLREIYSKNVETLNSKKAEEFPVVKGILKPYKEFRPSPDKTELVTHKNTKSTNEAYNTKADKAPTKSVKLIDKLFMRAEPERNEQLKLLVEEPSNMKVKFATDNVEEIKKEDIRNMRQTSMRARLQSMFDAISGKAENKINPDVVIQAEDVNVISTLVTHPVTHPVTHPVTHPVTHPVTHPVAHPVSCATLNSSTTTININTTPLSTAAIVPSGFSSISSTKIETKSNTTFSCSPKTTSPAQPNALATNIFANKETNLIAKTTGTTEQVNVSIAAAVISSTAVSSEKVAPSSTVAAPTFNFGKPTEMPVMTSNNILPNFGTSSYNSTTFTPTSSKSTNFLIPGKTPSSSSTFAPINPSITAQEGIKIDNIVTTTSAVIISSGNTHTAPIFAFGSNKHTLSPITPVQVTTVPNLSSPETTLLPVNTTTASSIAGFNNNSIVSNNALNSVTTTSSTIASLFSLGGSNTVSQSPKSNNFVFNQSSSNVQSKMNAFGNSMNTQVTPLSQATTKSFNFTPNTLTTPVASSFTTNAATTTTGSAFGLPSASTFSLGTTSTTSSMPTLPINNKPLFVFGTSNTASPTSAAIALPAATASSAISLNTISSNAIPAFGVASTATTVPQFGAPTTAVPQFGTPTTTVPQFGTPTTSVPQFGTPTTTMPQFGTPTTTAPQFVNTPTTSIFATTSITTTNMFGVSNSQPLFGTASGSGTTSETASIFNTTTAPPSLFVPTTIVVSSNSTPNNASLFSNANSIATTTAPSVFGGGTSIFGQAKASTSFGGTAGSSLFSSGTTAPLFGSTAQTGTTGAPAFGITGGNVSTTAITPGFDTTSNTTPAPAFGTPGAGTTTSVQAAPAFGGTAGGGIFGSTDNSAPSVPIFGGTSAATPATESAFGIPSATSTFGTQNPPNLTFGPASGGNTFGDNKSLFGATPTTSTTSTFGTSNPSVPAFGTGSNASNASGNTSNMFVFGSAQKDPGQQNTAFPFGSNFNAGSNNSTAASSTPFQFGAPAPKPATTAFNFTTPPAAPTLNFGTTTAPAFNPSTPGMFSIGSGSTAPRSRTIRTRKPR from the exons ATGTGGGATTTCGGCAACCGCGGCGTCGTGGTGTTGATAAGTGTGACGTGCGGGTGCGTACTGGTATACAACGCCTGGGGCGCGATCCTGGCGCTGGCGTTCACGCTGCTCCTGGTGGTGTACGCGTGCTACTCCCTGCTTACTAACGACAGCTTAGTGTCGCCGCACCACGCGCATCACGTTCTTGGCTACCTGCGGGAGGCGGTCCACGAGCTCGGCACGGTGGCACGCGCCGTCCACGGCCACGGTACCGGTTACGTGCGTAAACTCTGGCACAGTGCGAGTCGTTATTATCGCGAGCATTTCCCCTATTCATTCAGGATGGATAGACGACGCACAAGCAATTATCAGCTCAGCAGCGACTCGTACGCCGCTACCGCTGCCGCTGTCAGGCGCGAGGAGctgtcgtcgtcatcgtcgccaTCGTCGTCCAAGCTCGGCCTGATCGATCAATTGAGCCCGATCCCGCGCGTTCCCGCGTTCCGTTCGCGCGTCAACGATATGCTCGGGACAGACAGTAGATTGTATCACGCCGGTGATTACGATTGCACTttgcagcaacagcagcaactTGCTTACGGCAAGCATACCTCCACGCCGGTCTTGAGACCTACCGGCAGGGAAGAGAACCCCCGAAACGGCGATGTTAACCAAACGCGCGATAGGATACCTACCAAGAAACTCTCGCCCATATATTCTCAGAATCATACCCTGAGCCGTGGGGAGAATCTCACACAGTTTAGTCCCGAAGGCTCTCCATGGGGCATGAGCATCAGTCCCAAGATGCGCCCTAGACCAGCTGGCGTAAAGACTGTTCAGACAGTTGCTGGACCACTACTAGCATCAACCAGATACAATATCGATCCTAA GGTATACACAGATGTATCATCGCCAGGTCTCACAACAAGATTAACCAAATACGCTACAGAGGCGAAGAACAAATTAACTCATCAGTCTCAGTATGGCACCGGACAGTTTCCAAAGGTTAATTTCCATGCAAATCCAATTCCTCTGTTGAGCGTAAAGATGACCAAGATGAGAATGCCTGTGACCGTCAGAGTAGCACCACCAGATGTAACAAAATACTCTCCACCTGAAAGGCAGAAGATCCTGTCTAACATTTGCCACACAGAAAACAGATCGCCTTCGAGCGTTGTTCAAGTCCTACGAGAGATATCGTTGAAGCGGCACGCGTCGACAGAGGATGTTAGCTTTGACATTGCCAAGAAACAGAGGACGGACTACTTCAATGAGGAGAGGGAGACGATCCTGGAAGAGAACAAGCAGAAACGAAGCAGGGATGAATCTAAATCGGACGAAGATCTTTCTCCCCAGAATAAATCTGTTAGACCTACAAAACGCACAAAAACACGATCCTGTTACGATATTATAAACTCTTTGAGCTCCAGTGCTCATGTCACtggaattaaaagaaaagcag TCGATATGTCGCGCAGCGAGACACCTAGTTTCGAGAAGCATTTCAAGTCTGTGGAAAGCGCGCGGTCTAGCAATTCTCCCACTGCTCCACAGTCTCAGAACTTGGATACGGACAATGGTCAATCTGACTTGAGAGAAATATATTCGAAAAATGTCGAGACTCTCAATTCGAAGAAAGCAGAGGAATTTCCTGTAGTAAAAGGAATATTGAAGCCATATAAGGAATTTAGGCCGAGTCCGGATAAAACAGAGCTTGTAACtcataaaaacacaaaaagtACCAATGAAGCTTATAATACGAAAGCTGACAAGGCACCAACAAAATCCGTTAAATTGATAGACAAACTATTTATGAGAGCTGAACCCGAACGGAACGAACAGTTGAAGTTGCTCGTGGAGGAGCCAAGTAATATGAAAGTCAAGTTTGCGACGGACAAtgtagaagaaataaaaaaagaggacATACGAAATATGAGGCAGACCAGTATGAGAGCCAGGCTGCAAAGTATGTTTGATGCAATATCAGGGAAAG caGAGAACAAAATCAATCCAGATGTTGTGATTCAAGCAGAAGATGTTAATGTGATTTCAACACTAGTCACACATCCAGTCACACATCCAGTCACACATCCAGTCACACATCCAGTCACACATCCAGTCACACATCCGGTCGCACATCCGGTCAGTTGCGCAACACTCAATTCCTCGACGACTACAATAAACATCAATACCACACCGCTTTCCACCGCTGCCATCGTACCGAGCGGTTTCTCTTCGATATCCAGTACGAAAATCGAAACAAAATCAAACACAACTTTCAGTTGTTCACCGAAAACTACGTCACCAGCGCAACCGAATGCATTAGCAACGAATATTTTCGCGAATAAAGAAACGAATTTGATTGCTAAGACGACTGGAACTACAGAGCAAGTAAACGTGTCAATCGCGGCCGCTGTTATCTCGAGCACCGCGGTATCCTCGGAAAAAGTTGCACCTTCGAGTACAGTAGCAGCACCGACATTTAATTTTGGCAAACCCACGGAGATGCCAGTTATGACATCAAACAATATTTTGCCAAACTTTGGCACCAGTTCATACAATAGCACTACTTTTACGCCAACCTCATCGAAGTCTACTAATTTTTTGATACCTGGTAAAACACCGAGTTCGAGTTCAACATTTGCACCGATTAATCCTAGCATTACGGCTCAAGAGGGAATCAAGATTGATAACATCGTTACCACCACAAGTGCTGTCATTATTTCGTCCGGAAATACTCATACTGCTCCTATCTTTGCTTTTGGTAGCAACAAACATACCTTATCTCCCATAACACCGGTTCAAGTAACTACTGTACCAAATTTGTCGTCCCCCGAGACGACATTACTGCCGGTTAATACAACTACTGCGAGTAGTATCGCCGGTTTCAACAATAATAGTATTGTAAGCAACAATGCATTGAATAGCGTTACGACTACGTCATCCACGATCGCATCTTTATTTAGTCTGGGAGGCAGTAATACCGTTTCACAATCTCCGAAATCTAATAACTTCGTATTTAATCAGTCGAGTAGCAACGTTCAATCGAAGATGAATGCCTTTGGAAACTCTATGAACACTCAAGTAACGCCATTGTCGCAAGCCACGACTAAATCCTTTAATTTCACGCCTAACACTTTGACGACACCCGTTGCAAGCTCATTCACCACGAACGCTGCGACGACTACCACAGGATCTGCATTCGGATTGCCGAGTGCATCTACATTTTCGCTGGGCACGACATCTACTACTTCCTCGATGCCTACTTTACCCATCAACAACAAACCTCTGTTTGTTTTTGGCACTTCCAATACTGCGAGCCCGACGTCTGCAGCTATAGCTCTACCAGCTGCAACCGCTAGCAGTGCGATCAGCCTGAATACGATAAGCAGCAACGCAATTCCCGCATTTGGAGTAGCGTCTACCGCTACTACCGTTCCGCAATTTGGCGCTCCCACGACAGCGGTTCCGCAATTCGGCACACCTACGACTACTGTGCCGCAGTTCGGCACACCTACAACCAGTGTGCCGCAGTTTGGCACACCTACGACTACTATGCCGCAGTTTGGCACACCTACAACTACCGCACCGCAATTCGTTAACACACCTACTACATCCATTTTCGCCACTACATCAATTACCACGACGAATATGTTTGGAGTCAGCAACAGTCAGCCACTTTTCGGAACTGCATCAGGATCTGGAACGACATCGGAAACTGctagtatatttaatacaaccACGGCTCCTCCGTCCCTCTTTGTCCCGACGACTATCGTCGTGTCGTCTAACAGCACACCTAATAACGCTAGCTTATTCTCCAACGCCAATTCGATCGCAACCACCACGGCGCCTTCGGTGTTTGGTGGCGGCACTTCGATTTTTGGCCAGGCGAAGGCTTCGACGTCTTTTGGTGGAACGGCAGGTAGCAGCTTGTTCAGCAGTGGCACGACAGCACCGTTGTTCGGCTCGACTGCGCAAACTGGCACGACCGGCGCGCCCGCATTTGGTATTACTGGCGGCAACGTTTCCACCACCGCGATCACTCCTGGCTTCGACACCACGAGCAACACGACACCTGCGCCCGCGTTTGGAACACCTGGCGCAGGTACGACGACGAGTGTGCAGGCGGCACCAGCCTTTGGCGGCACAGCGGGCGGCGGAATATTCGGTTCGACCGATAATAGCGCTCCATCAGTTCCCATATTCGGAGGAACGAGCGCTGCCACTCCGGCCACTGAGTCTGCCTTTGGTATCCCTTCAGCGACGAGCACCTTTGGTACGCAAAATCCTCCGAATCTTACGTTTGGACCAGCGAGCGGTGGTAATACGTTCGGCGATAACAAATCTCTATTCGGAGCGACGCCCACGACCAGCACGACAAGCACCTTCGGCACGTCTAATCCATCTGTGCCAGCCTTTGGTACTGGTAGTAACGCTAGTAATGCAAGCGGTAATACAAGTAATATGTTCGTATTTGGAAGCGCTCAGAAAGACCCAGGACAACAGAATACGGCGTTTCCTTTCGGATCCAACTTTAACGCTGGAAGCAATAATTCTACGGCTGCATCGTCCACTCCGTTCCAGTTTGGAGCTCCAGCTCCCAAACCAG CAACAACAGCGTTCAACTTCACTACACCCCCGGCGGCTCCTACTCTTAACTTCGGAACCACGACTGCGCCGGCTTTCAACCCCTCGACGCCCGGGATGTTTAGCATCGGAAGTGGATCTACCGCGCCGCGATCTAGAACAATTCGTACGCGGAAACCGAGATGA